The Thermococcus sp. 4557 genomic sequence TCCGGGGGTGAGGCCCATGCCCACAAGCCGCTGCCTTGCGGTGGGGCCGCCGAGGATGTTCACCACGATCCCCCTGTCCCCGGGTCTGAGTGCGTTTAAAGGTACAATCATGAGCATCACCGTTAGGCTTTCCTAATTCGATATTCAAATCCCTCGATGGCCTTAAAAAGCTTTGGTGGGCCTAACAAAATCAGAGAGTTCGAAATCAGAAATCCACGGGTTCTGAGACGCTCCGGAAAGGTGTTCCAGGAGGATACTGAATTTAAAACTTCGGAAAGGTATTTAAGGGATTGAGGAGAATATAAGGAGTTGAATTTCGGAGGTGTGTTATCATGGAGGAGACTCCGCCTGAAGAACCCAAGAAGACGTCCCTTGGCATGGATGAGAACATCGAGGGGTTGCTTGCCTATCTTCTTGGTGCCCTGACAGGGATAATCTTCCTGCTACTCGAGAAGGAGAGCGATTTCGTCCGTTTCCACGCGATGCAGTCGACGATAACCTTTATAGGCATCTGGGTGCTCCAGATAATCTTCAGCGTGATACCATACATTGGGGGCATCCTCGCCTGGCTTCTGGGAATTATAGGCTTCGTCCTCTGGATTCTCGGCATGGTGAAAGCCTACCAGGGCGAACGCTACAAGTTCCCCATCGTCGGCAACCTGGCCGAGGAGTGGATGGGGAAGGTCAACGTCTGAGGCTTAGCTTTTTAAGCCTCCTTTTTTACCTCACCCCATGAGAGACATCGAGAGCGTTGTTGAGGAGACGGCGAGATTCTCCGAGGAACACGGGCTGTATGAAAAACGCATACTCGTCATGTTCTCTGGCGGAAAGGACAGTTCACTGACCCTTCACATCCTCAAGGAGGTGGGTCTTGAGGTCTCCGCGCTGACCTTCTTCCACCGCTGGAGCTGGAGGGAAACGCTCAACTGGGCGATGGGATTCACCAAAAAACTCGGAGTTGAGCACTACATCGTTGATATCACCGACGGCCTTCTCCGCGAGGCGGCAGGAAGAAAGGGGCCGATATGCATCAACTGCAAGAAGGTCATGCTCTGGAACGCCAAATGGTTCGCCCTCAACAACGGCTTTGACGTCCTTGCCAAGGGAGACAACGCCAACGACAAGATAATAGGCGCCCTGCTCGACCAGTGCGAGGGGGACATAAGGCTCTGCGGGCTCCCGAAGGTGGGAGTGCCCTTTTTCAGGCCCCTCATAAAGTACACCGCAGAGGAGGTTGAGGCACTCGCGGACGAGGCAGGGATAAGACCCTACCGCATGTACGAGCACGCGCGGCGGCGGCAGTGGAGGGAGGGCTGTCCGCTCCAGTACATCGACCGTGAGGAGGTCGTCACTAAGGAGCTCATGGATCTGGCCTTCAGGGTGAACTACGAGGTGAGCAAAATCGCCCGGGCGAGGAAGGTCCGCGTGAGCGTCCGGGTGCCGAGCTTCGAGATAATGTGCTGGGACTGCGACGAGGGGACCCTCCGGGAGGTGGAGAGGGTTACCTCGATGTTTGGGGGGAAGGAAAAATGAGGCTTCCGCTGGGGAAGATACGAAACGACGTCCTGCACGATGCTGTATTCCCAAACCTGGGTGTGGAGGACATGAAGGTGGTATACGGGCCCAGGGAGGGCTTTGACTCTGCGGTCCTCGAATACGACCGCGACCACTACCTCGTGGTCGCCACCGACCCAACCCTCGGCGTTCCCGGGGAAACCTTCGGATTCTTCTCGTATCACTTCGCGGCCAGCGACGTGGCGGTTTTCGGGGCGAGGCCGAGGTGGCTGGTGGTTGATATCCTCCTCCCCCCTGGAAGCGAGAAGGGTTTTCTCGAAAAGACGATGCGCGACTTGAACGCGGAGTGCCGGAAGTACGGGAGCGCGATAATCGGGGGCCACACTGGCGTTTATCCGAGCGTAGCCGAGCCCACCTCAACGACCACCGCGATGGGTCTTGTGAAGAAAGACCTGCTGAGGCTTCCACTCGCAAAGCCCGGCGACAGAATAGTCGTGACCGGCAAGGTCGGTCTTGAGTTCGCGGTCTCCGCGGCGTACTTCCGGGAGGACGAGCTCAGAAAGCTCCTCTCTTTCCGGGAAATTCAGCTCCTCAGGGGACTCTACCGCTTCGAAACCGCTGTTCCCGATGCCCTCGCGGCCAGACCCTTTGTTCGGGGCATGCACGATGCCACCGAGGGCGGTTTAACTGCCCTCCACGAGATAGCCGACAACTCCGGGGTCGGCTTCACGATTCACGCCGAGAAGCTCTACCTAGACCCCCTCGTGGGGAAGGTCCTCGACTTCTACGGCCTTGATCCGTGGGGCGTTTCGTCCACCGGCACGGTGATAGCGATAGTTCCCCCAGGGAACGTCGGTTCCTTGATTACAGAATTAAACAAAAATGGAATTATTGCATTTGAACTCGGCGAGTTCACCGCCGATAAGAAGCGCATCCTAATCGAAAACGGGGAAGAAAGGGAGTTCCCAACGTTTAAGAGCGACCCCTACGTGGAGCTGTACAACAAACGATAAATACCAGGAGAGCGCATTACCAACCATGAGCCGAGAGATTATCCGGGATGTGATTCTCAGGGTATTGCGGGAGCTTGGTCTTGGGGTAGATGATATAATCCTCTTCGGTTCCCGAGCAAGGGGCGATTTTAGGGCCGACAGTGATTGGGACGTTTTGGTGATTCTGTCCAGACCATTAGAGAGGAAGGTGGAGCTGGAGGCATACAAGAAGATACACAGGGAGCTCCTGTTAAAAGGAATCAAGGTGGATATTCTCTTTATCTCCGAGGATGAGCTCGAAAAGGTCAAGGACGATACGGGTTTTGTTTACTACTACGCTCTCAGGGAGGGTGTGAAGATTTGAGCTACAGGGAATGGCTCGAGAAGGCTGAAAAAGACCTTGTGCTGGCCAAAAACAGCCTTTCTCTCGATTTCTATGACTATGCGACGTTCCACGCTCAGCAGTGCGCCGAAAAGGCTTTAAAAGCGTTTTTGGTATCGAAGGGAAAACCTATCAAACGAACCCACGACGTTGGCGAACTCATACTCCTATGTGCCGATGTGGATTCCGAATTCTTAAAACTCTTTGATGACGATGTGGATCTTCTAACCGCCTACGCCGTGGAGGCGAGGTATCCAACCATCCATGAGCCGGATAAAGAGGAGGCAGAGAACGCAATAAAACTGGCCGAGCTCGTCCTCGCATTTGTGCAGTCCAAACTCACTTCACCCTGAACCTCAGCAGCGCCGCCAGGCCTCCGAGGGCCTTCAGCTTGTCGCCTCCCTCGTGCTCCGAGCTTACCACGACCACCTCGCCGCGGGAGTAGCGAACCGCGTCCATGAGCTCCTCTATCTTCTCCCTGTGCTCCCCCTTCAGGAGCTCGTCGAGAACCAGGAGCGTCTCGACAGCCCCGTAGTTCACGGCCTCCTCGACCTCTTTAAGACCGTAAGCGGCCAGGCCGTTGTTCCTCGCGATGTTCTCAAGCACTTTCTCGACGAGCTGAACCTCTTTAGCAACGCGGTTCTCGTGGTAGACCTTGTCGACCGTTCCGCGTTTGATGACCTCGTAGATGCCAGTCCTTCCGGTCACGCTCGTGTCCTCTATGGCAACCTTCTTTGCCAGCTCCCCGTAGTTCTCGCGCAGGAACTTGTAGAAGTCCTCCTTGACGAAGCCGGGGCCGGCAACTATCGCCCTCTCTATGCCCTCGCGGTTTATTATCTCCTCCATGCTCTTCGCCACGTCGTGGAAGAACTTCTTCTCCTCGCTCTCGCGGTTGGTGTTGTACCTCTTCCCGCCGAGGTTGTAGCGTATCCCCTTGAGTATCTCAACGCCGTACTCCCTGATTATCGCCATGTCGGCCTCGCCGTCGTCTATGACGACTATCATGACCCTTGCCCTCTTGGAAGCCTCGACGGCCTCCTTGAGGCGCTCGATGTGGTGCTCCTTCCAGCGGGGCTTCTGAATGGTCACCACGGTTCCTTCTTCGATGGCTATCGTATGGTACTTACCGATGGGGACGTCGTCCCTGCTGGCGTAGACGATCGGGCCGGTAACGCGGACCTGGTTGGCGAACTTGTGGAAGTTTATCTTCTCCGCCTTAACGCCGAGAAAGACGGGAATCACCTCAACCTTCTCCGCCCTGAGGGAATCGGCGCGCTGGCTCTGCTTCCTGAGGGTTTTGGCGTAAACAACATCGCCCGGGTCGATGATGTGGTACAGGTGCCAGAGGTCGTCGAGCGTCTCTGCCTTGACCTTTATCTTGCCCTCCTTGACGTCCTGGTGGATTATCTGCACTCTCTCACCCCCGAGAAAAGTTAGCCGATGGCCTTTAAAAAGTTGTTAGGAGGGGCCTAAATCAGCTCCCTCTCGGTCTTGGTGAGCCTCTCGGCGCCGTTCTCCGTGATGAGGATGGTGTCCTCGATGCGGACGCCGCCGAACTTGGGCAGGTATATTCCGGGCTCGATGGTTATGACCATTCCCGGTTTGAGTTCCGTCTCATCGAACTGGCTCACGCGAGGCCACTCGTGTATCTCGAGGCCGACGCCGTGGCCGGTTGAGTGTATGAAGTGGTCGCCGTAGCCGTACTCTTTGATGACGTCCCTGACGAGGGTGTCGAGCTCTTTGGCCGTCATACCTGGCCTGGCCGCCTCGACGCCTTTCCTCTGGGCCTCGAGGACGATTTCGTATATCTCTTTCTGCTTCGCGTTGGGTGAACCGACGACTATGGTACGCGTCATGTCCGAGTGGTAGTGCCTGTAAAGCGCTCCTTCGTCAATGACAACCAGGTCTCCCTTCTCTATCCTCTTGTCGCTGGCCAGACCGTGCGGCAGGGCGGCGCGCCAGCCGCTGGCTATTATCGTGTCGAAGGCCGGCTTCTCGGCACCGTTCATCTTCATGACGTACTCCATCTTCGCCGCTATCTCCCTCTCGCGCTTGCCCTCGCTTATCTCCTCAAGCGCCGCCATCATGGCCATGTCCGCTATCCTGCAGGCGGCCTTTATGACCTCAATCTCCTCGGGGGTCTTGATTATGCGGAGCTCCTTCACCACGTCATCGACCGGGACGAAATCCGCGGCGCCCACCTTCTCCTTAAGCGTCTGGATGGTCGAGAAGCTCGTTCTGCCCTCTATGCCGAGCTTCTTCAGCTTGAAGGAGGAAAGCCTCTCGTAAAGCTCCTTTCCTGTCTTGAACTTCTCGACGGGGACTCTGGAGGTTTCTTTAGCTTCCTCGTACTCGAGCTCGGGAACAATGAAAACGGCATCGTCAGGTGTGACGACGAGGTAGCCGCCGAGAACCGGGGAGCTGCCGGTGAAGTAGAAGAGGTTCTCTTTCGCGGTAATCAGAACCCCATCGAGCTCGTTTTCGGATATGAACTTCTTAAGCCTGTCAATCCTCATCTTTTAATCACCGGGCATTTGTAATCGCCAGTGCAATAAAACCCTTTCGGCAGACCAACGGCGAAAATCGAAGTTCCCCGTTTCAAGAAAAAGTTATAATCCTGAGGGAGTACTAGGTGTATGGCGGTTTATCTATTTGACTTCGACGGGACCCTCGTGGACAGCACGGGCGCGGTTGAGAAGGCCCTCCGCATAGCCATCGAAAAGACAGTCCCCGCGGTCATTGAGAGCGACCTGTACGAGGACTACTACAAGGCCCTCGCCCTTTTCATCAAGGGGAAGCTGACCTACCAGTACCTCGGTGTTATACACGAGCTGGTGGCACAGGGGACCATACACGAGTACTACAAGCTCATGCCCAGATACATCAAGGACTTCCCCCACTCCCGGAACGTCATCCGAACGCTGAGAAAGCGCGGGCGCTACGTCATCAGCTTCTCCGGCGAGCACACCTACCCCGGCGGAAAGGTCATCTTCATGAAGAAGACGAACTGGTACGACGAGTTCGATGAGGTAATAACCTTCAGGGGCACCAAGGACATGCTGAAGAAGTTCGAGAACCTGAGGGAGCTTTACCCTGACGAGCCCTTCGTCTGGGTGGACGACAGCCCGAGCAGGTTCACTTACATACTGGATGAGAACACGCTTCTCGTTCAGAAGGCTTCCCCATACAAGAGCGACGTTGCACTGCTCTTCGAGAGGCAGAACTTCCTCAAGATCAAGTCCCTCCGGGAAATCCTGGAGATAGACAATGGGCTCTCAGCCTTCGTCGGAGGGGATAAAACTTAAAAATACCGCCGGGCGAACCCCCTCCGGTGGAGGTGGGGACGATGGCCAGGGGAAAGGCTCTCGTCCTTGCCTACGCCGGGACCAAGGAGCACCAGGACAACCACCACATGATTCTGAAGCCCCTCGGCATCGACGACAGGAACGCGGCTTCAAGGCTCATAGGCAGGAAGGTCGTCTGGAGGACGCCGACCGGCAGGAAGATGTTTGGCAAGATTCTCAAACCACACGGCAACAGGGGCGAGGTCAAGGCCTACTTCAAGCCAGGCCTGCCGGGACAGGCGGTCGGTGACTACGTCGAAATCCTTTGAGCGCAACCCTTTAAACCTCCCAACCTTTTCTTTCTCCGGTGAGAGGATGGAGTTCGTTGAGGTGCGCGAGGGTCTTGCAAGAATCCTTGTACCGAAGGCGGAGAGAATATACGACGCCCCCGTCTTCTACAACCCGGTAATGGCATTAAACCGGGATATAAGCGTCCTGGCCGTTGGAGTGCTCAAACCGAGGACCGTTCTCGATGCACTCTCTGCAACAGGAATCCGGGGCATCCGCTACGCCCTCGAAACCCCCGTCGAGGAGGTCTGGCTCAACGACATAAGCGAAGATGCCTTCAACCTGATCCTGGAAAACGTCCGGCTGAACCTCGGCGTCAATGGGGAGAGGATAGGCGAGAAGAGGTTCTCATTCGAGGGAGAGAAGAAGGTTATAGCCAACCTCGACGACGCCAACAGACTCATGGCCGAGAAGTTCCGGTACTTTGACTTCCTCGACCTCGACCCCTTCGGCTCGCCGGTTGAGTTCCTCGATACGGCACTGAGGAGCGTCAGGAGAAAGGGAATTTTAGCGGTCACCGCCACCGACACCGGTGTCCTATGCGGCGCCTACCGGCACGCCTGCCGCAGGAAATACCTGGCGGAGCCGATAAGGGGCGAGCTCTGCCACGAGGCGGGTTTGAGGATTCTCATCGGAACCGTTGTCAGGTACGCGGCCAAATACGACCTCGGCGTCGAGGTTCTCCTGGCGTACTACCGCGACCACTACTTTAGGGCCTTTCTGAGGCTCAAGAGCGGCGCGAGGAAGGCCGACGGGAGCATTGAACGGCTCGGCTACCTGTGGCAGGATGAAAACGGCAGATTCGGGTACGAGAACTCCTTCCTGCCCAAAAGACCCGGCGCATACGGCCCCCTCTGGCTAGGTCCGCTGAAGAGCCAGGAGTTCGTTGACGAGGTGCTGAAGCTGGCCTGGGAGCACCCCCTCGCCCACAAGAAGACGCTGCCCTTCTTAGAACTCCTCAGCGGGGAGCTGGACATCCCGTTCCACTACGACACCCACGCTCTGGCCAGAAGAAACAACCTCCAGGTCGGGAAGCTCGCGGATATTATCGAGGCCCTCCACGGGAAAGGTTACTCTGCAACGAGAACACATTTCTCCCCAATGGCCATTAAGACGGACGCGCCCTTCGAGGAGGTGCTGGAGGCGCTGAGGAGCCTCCGATGACCGACATCCATTTAACCTCGGCCGCCGTTCTTTCCAGGGGGTGAGGGGATGGACGAGATGCTGGAGCTGGCGAGGGGCTTCTACAAGGACGAGTACGCCGACTCGGTTCTCTACGCCCAGCTCGCAAAGATTGAAAAAGACGAGGAGATAAGGAAGGAATTTCTGCGGCTCTCGAATATAGAGTCAAAACACGCCAAGTTCTGGCACGACTTCATAAAGCGGCATGGGGGAGAGGTTCCAAAGCCTTCGGTTAGGAGGCTCACGATATTCAGCGTCAAGCTCCTCAGGAGACTCCTTGGACCGGGCTCGGTCGCTTCACTCCTTGAGATGGGCGAGAACAGTGCGATACAAAAGTACTTCAAATACCTCACGACCTACGCGGACAGGTTCAGCGAGGACGAGCTGGGGGAGATAAAGGACGTCATACTGGACGAGCTTGAGCACGAGAAGTTCTTCTACGAGAGCAAGGAGCGCTTCCACGTCGAGAACACCCGCGACCTCGTTCTGGGCATGAACGACGGGCTGGTTGAAATCCTCGGTGCCGTCACGGGTCTCTCCGCGGTGTACCCGAGCAGCCCGCAGCTTGTTGGAATAAGCGGCCTCATAGTCGGCGTAGCCGGTGCGCTCTCGATGGCCATAGGCACCTTCGTCTCGGTCCGCTCCCAGAGGCAGATTAAGGAATCCATCCGCGACAGGATGGAGGTCCTCTTCAGAGTTTCGCCGGAAAGGGCGGCCGAAGAGCTCGTGGAGAAGTTCGTCGAGGGAGGAATGCCCGAGGAGGTCGCAAGGGACGTGGCAAGGGAGCTCGCCGACAACAGCGATGCGATAATGCAGCTCCTCCTTCCGGAGGCGGAGGAGAACGAGATAAGGGCGGCTCTCTACACGGGTTTCGCTTACCTCCTGGGTGTTGCCTTCCCTGTCACGCCGTACTTCCTCGCGTCCAGCTCGCTGACGGCCCTTCCCTTCTCGATACTGCTGGCTGGCTCTGCCCTGGCGATAGTGGCGACCATGATATCGCTCCTCTCCGGAATCTCGATCAGAAAGAAGGTCGCCGAGATGGTGGCGACCGGCCTGGGTGCGGCATTCCTGAGCTATCTCTTCGGCCGGCTCATGGAGGTTCTCTTCAACGTCTCGGCGCTTTGATCCGTTTTTACACCTTCACGTATTTCCACTTCCCCCTCTTGAACGCCCACCAGAAGAGGGCCGCGGTTGTGAACGTTTCGAGGCTCATCGCTATCCACGCGGCTATGACGCCCAGTCCCTCAAAGTGTATTGGACCGATTGTAAAGCCGAATCCAAGGATGTACGCGGGCACTATGCGGAAGAGGAGCTTGCTGACGGCGGTGATGTACATCGGCGTCTTGGTGTCTCCCGCCCCCCTAAGTGCACCGCCGAGAACGAAGAGCCAGCCGAGGGGGATCTCGCTTATTCCGACTATTATGAGGTATATGCTCGCCAGCCTCATGACCTCACCGTAGTTCGGGTCGCTCGGGCTTATGAAGGGCATGACGAGGTAGCGCGGGAAGACGATAAGGATGAATGCCATCACCGCCATAAACGCGCCGACCATCTTGAGGGCCTCGTAGACGGTCCTCTCGGCCTTCTCGGGTTTTCCCTCACCGAGGCTCTGGCCCACGAGGGCGGATGTGGCGACGTTAAAGCCGAAGGCAGGCATGTAGGCTATGCTCTCCACGCGGAGGCCAACCTGATGGGAGGCAAGGGCCACGGTCCCAAAGCGCGTGACTATGCTCATGTATATGAAGTTGTAAAAGCTGAATATCCCGCGCTCGACCATGGTGGGGATTCCTATACGGAGTATCCTTCCCGCCATGTCCGGGTGGAAGCTCCAGCTCGGCCGGAACCTCAGCACGAGCCTCCCGCTCCAGAGGAGATAGAGTCCGATGAGGAACGAGGTGGTGATTCCTATGCCCGACGCCCATGCGGCACCCACGGGACCAAGCTCGGGAAAACCTAGCTTTCCGAATATGAGGAGGTAATCGAGAACCGCGTTTACCACGTTCATAAGGATGCCGAGCTTCATGGGTGTCTTCGTGTCCCCGGCGCCTCTGAGGGCCGAGAAGGCTGTAAAGCCTGCGAATCGAATCGGATAGAAAGCGAAGAGCACCTTAATGTACCTGTAGCCCAGGGCAACGACGTCGGGTTTTGCCCCCATTATCCTCAGGATATCGTCGCCGAAGACCCACCCGAAGAGCATGACGGGGATTCCCAGGAGAAACGCCAGATAGAGGCTCTGCTCCAGTGCAAGAACGGCGCTCTCCTCGTCCTTCGCCCCAACGAACCTCGCCACCAGCGCGAGGGTTCCAGTTGCGACCGCCGCCATGATGGGCATCATGAACCAGCTCACCTGACCACCGAGGCCGACGGCGGCCAGAGCTAAAGCACCCAGCTGACCGACCATCATCATGTCCACTAGGTTGAGAAGCGTCTGGGAGATGTTGCCCATTATCGCCGGCCACGCCAGCTTCCAGAGACGGCGCTGGTTCTCGTTGAAGCGCAACATTAAGACGTCCCTCTAAACGGTAAAGCTAACGTTGAAGTTAATAAGGATTGCGGTGACCTGCCCGGAACACATGTCGCAAAAAACCATGTGACTGCTAAAGTGGAGAAAATAAAAGGAGGTTCAGTAGGCGAGGTTCCTCTTCTTCTTCCACTTGTGGGACCAGCTGTACTTCCTCATGCGCCTGCTCCTGCCGAAGCCGCAAGCGGCGCAGTAGCCCTTCTGGACGTTGAAGGCGCGCCTTCCGCAGCGCCTGCATCTGATGTGAGTTGGAGTGTGGTTCCTCCTGCCCTTTGGTTCGGTTCCCGCTCCCATGGTATCACCTCGCTAAGCCACGACTTCACTCAAGCTCAACCGGGGAGATGGCGAGAACGTTGTCTCCCCTGATGACGATTTTACCGTACCTCTTAACTTCCTCACCCTCCTGGATGAGGGCGGCGTCCGCAAGGACGACGTTCAGGTGGATGTCGTAACCGATGAGCCTGCCCCTGAACTCCGAACCCCTCTTGAGGAGCACGAGGACATCCTTGTCGAGGGACTTGTGGATAACGTCGAGTGGTCTTTCCGCCATTTTCACGCACCTCCAAATAATCAAAGCTCGTAACGATAACGAGGGAAACGGTTTATAACTCTTTCCGTCCGCTGGCGGGGCGTTGGCGATTAGACAACGACACTCCCAAAAGGTTTTTATGAAAGTCCCCGACTCGGTTTTCAGGTGGTGAGTAATGGGAGAGAAGCCCGACAGATACGAGATTCTTCAGGATTTGATGAGGAGAAGGGGCTTTGCATGGGGCAGCTTTGAAATCTACGGCGGCTCACGCGGATTCTACGACTACGGTCCGCTCGGTGCGACGATAAAGAGGAAAATCGAGCGGAAGATACGCGAGGCCTTCCAGAGGGAGGGCTTCTTCGAGCTGGAAACACCGGATATAACCCCCGAGAGGGTCTTTATCGCGAGCGGTCACGTTGAAAAGTTCGTTGACCCGCTGGTCGAGTGTAAGAAGTGCGGCGCAAGGTTTAGGGCCGACCACATAGTGGAGGAGGCCCTTGGAATAGACACCGAGGGTATGAGCGCCGAGCACCTAACTGAACTCATCCGCGAGCACGGGATAAAGTGCCCCGAGTGCGGCGGTGAGCTCGGCGAGGTCTGGTACTTCAACCTCATGTTCGAAACCAAGATCGGCCCCTACGGCGACCAGAAGGGCTACCTGAGGCCCGAGACCGCCCAGGGCATCTTCGTGAACTTCAAAAGGCTGAACGCTTTCGCCAGGAACAAGCTCCCCTTCGGCGTTTTCCAGATAGGCAAAGCCTACCGCAACGAGATTTCACCGAGGCAGGGCATGCTCCGTCTGAGGGAGTTCACCCAGGCGGAGGCGGAGATATTCTTCAACCCGAAGGAAACGGAGCATCCTCACTTCGATGAGGTTAAGGACGAGGTTCTCCGCCTCTATCCAATAGAGCACCAGCTCAAGAACCTCGGCACGATTGAGATAACCGCCGAGGAGGCCGTGGAGAAGGGCTACATCATGAACACCTTCTTCGCCTACTACATGGTCATGGTCAAGCGCGTCCTCCTCGACATCGGCATCCCCGAGGACAAGATACGCTTCCGCCAGCAGCTGCCCGAGGAGCGCGCCCACTACTCGCGCGACACCTGGGATGCCGAGATTCACAGCGAGCGCTTCGGCTGGGTGGAGTGCGTTGGAATAGCCAACCGCGGCGACTACGACCTGAGCAAGCATCTGAAGATGAGCGGCGCGGACATGACCGTCCTCATCCACTACGATGAGCCCAGGATAGTCAGGCGCCTCAAAGTGAGCCTCAACATGAAGCGCGTCGGACCGAAGCTGAAGAAGGACGCCAAGAGGATAAACGAGCTCATCCAGGGCTGGGACGAGGAGAAGCTGAGGAGCCTGGTTGAAGTCCTGGAGAGGGACGGCAAAATCACCATCGAGGGCTACGAGCTGGAGAAGGACGACTTCATAATCAAGGAGGTCGAGGAGAAGGTCACCGGCGAGAAGATAGTGCCCCACGTCCTTGAGCCGAGCTTTGGAATAGACAGGCCGTTCTACCTGCTCCTTGAGAACAGCCTCGTCATCGAGGAGGACAGAACCTACCTCAAACTGAAGAAGGACATGGCCCCGATTGAGGTCGCAGTCCTGCCTCTCGTCGCCAAAGAGCCGCTGAAGAGCATAGCCTACGACGTCTTCAGGACGCTCCAGAAGGCAGGCTTCATAGCGGTCTACGACGAGAAGGACACCGTTGGGAGGAGATACCTCCGCTACGACGAGATAGGAACGCCCTACTGCGTGACCATCGACAACCAGACGCCCGAGGACAGCACCGTTACGATCCGCGACCGCGACACGAAGGAGCAGGTGAGGATTAGCATCGAGGAGCTGCCGTCAAAGCTCAGGGAGCTGATTTTCGGGGAGTGAAGTGCTGTCCCCGCTTTTTCAACTACTCTTTTTGCTGGTGTTTCCCATGAAAATCCACCTCATCTACCGGAGG encodes the following:
- a CDS encoding MATE family efflux transporter gives rise to the protein MLRFNENQRRLWKLAWPAIMGNISQTLLNLVDMMMVGQLGALALAAVGLGGQVSWFMMPIMAAVATGTLALVARFVGAKDEESAVLALEQSLYLAFLLGIPVMLFGWVFGDDILRIMGAKPDVVALGYRYIKVLFAFYPIRFAGFTAFSALRGAGDTKTPMKLGILMNVVNAVLDYLLIFGKLGFPELGPVGAAWASGIGITTSFLIGLYLLWSGRLVLRFRPSWSFHPDMAGRILRIGIPTMVERGIFSFYNFIYMSIVTRFGTVALASHQVGLRVESIAYMPAFGFNVATSALVGQSLGEGKPEKAERTVYEALKMVGAFMAVMAFILIVFPRYLVMPFISPSDPNYGEVMRLASIYLIIVGISEIPLGWLFVLGGALRGAGDTKTPMYITAVSKLLFRIVPAYILGFGFTIGPIHFEGLGVIAAWIAMSLETFTTAALFWWAFKRGKWKYVKV
- a CDS encoding 50S ribosomal protein L37e, which encodes MGAGTEPKGRRNHTPTHIRCRRCGRRAFNVQKGYCAACGFGRSRRMRKYSWSHKWKKKRNLAY
- a CDS encoding LSm family protein gives rise to the protein MAERPLDVIHKSLDKDVLVLLKRGSEFRGRLIGYDIHLNVVLADAALIQEGEEVKRYGKIVIRGDNVLAISPVELE
- the glyS gene encoding glycine--tRNA ligase, which gives rise to MGEKPDRYEILQDLMRRRGFAWGSFEIYGGSRGFYDYGPLGATIKRKIERKIREAFQREGFFELETPDITPERVFIASGHVEKFVDPLVECKKCGARFRADHIVEEALGIDTEGMSAEHLTELIREHGIKCPECGGELGEVWYFNLMFETKIGPYGDQKGYLRPETAQGIFVNFKRLNAFARNKLPFGVFQIGKAYRNEISPRQGMLRLREFTQAEAEIFFNPKETEHPHFDEVKDEVLRLYPIEHQLKNLGTIEITAEEAVEKGYIMNTFFAYYMVMVKRVLLDIGIPEDKIRFRQQLPEERAHYSRDTWDAEIHSERFGWVECVGIANRGDYDLSKHLKMSGADMTVLIHYDEPRIVRRLKVSLNMKRVGPKLKKDAKRINELIQGWDEEKLRSLVEVLERDGKITIEGYELEKDDFIIKEVEEKVTGEKIVPHVLEPSFGIDRPFYLLLENSLVIEEDRTYLKLKKDMAPIEVAVLPLVAKEPLKSIAYDVFRTLQKAGFIAVYDEKDTVGRRYLRYDEIGTPYCVTIDNQTPEDSTVTIRDRDTKEQVRISIEELPSKLRELIFGE